The sequence TTTTCATGAGCCATCTTTTTCGATCTGTCTGCCATTCGCGGAAGGTTTAATGCTCACGTCGTACAGTCCATCAATAACTTTGCGGTTTCCAATAGCACTCAAACGCCAAATGGGTGTACAAAAGAACAAAGCATTTGCATATTCTTACcgtgaaaaagaacgaaaacaaaaggaaaaacagtGGACAATACTTGAACCGAGAGAAAAGGAAACTCGTTGCGGAAAGATGTGTGATGCCGTGGACAATGTGATTGATCGATACCTGTATTTTGCCTTTCTGCATTGATTCTTTTGAAGAAGGTCAACGTGCCAAACTAAACGTCTGATGTAGTCAATTACTCGCGAGCGATGTACCGCCAAAACCGTGTGGAAGTAAAGATGAATCACGCTGTAAAGTAAGTACTCTACATCCTAGTTGTTCTTGCGTTTCCTTAGACGAAAGTGGTTGCGCTAGCTATCAATATCTAATATAAGTTGGGGAGTTGGCAACCGTGACATTGGCTCGAAAAGTTTCGAACGCTTTTAGCGCTGTTtcggctcttttttttgtaacatttCTATTTGCTTTACTTTTGGCGGTGGAAGAGTAAACATTGTAAAATCGAGTTGACGCTATTGGACTGTTGGCCATCTTAATTCTATAAGGTGGTGCGTGAGAGAAAGAGCCTGCGAAACAGACAGGAAAGAGAATAAATAAAGGCTGCGGGCTTAAACATAGTCCGTAGGAAATCCATTCCGGCGGGCCGCATTGGAAAACACTTTAGCCGAACATAATCAAGTAAAGGGACAGAGAGACAAGTCCACTCGGACCTACCACTTGGCCATCCCTTGAGCAAAGTCTATAAAAGATTCCAAAGGGAAACAAGTAAGAGATTCAATtgaattggaaaaaataaaataaatggccGGCTTCAAAATACTGGACAAATAAGGACTAGCGGatggtaaggaaaaaaaaaaaggaaagaagatggggaaaaaaaagaggagacaAAAGAAGAGCAGATAGCCGgcggaataaaaataaattgcgGATGAGCTCTGGTTTGGGCGACGTGGATTAGCTACGTGGTGAGACGAAAGCTGAAAGCTCCTCCCTTTTAATCGCTGGACGCCATAAATGGAACTGGAGCGTCTAGTCCGGCGACAGCGAGATGGTGCCCATTTGCCAAGATACGACAGccacaaaacgaaacaacatCGAGGCCATGCAATGCGGCGGAACAGGAAAAGAACCAAAGGCTGTTCACTTTGATACCGCTGAAAAGACAAGTCAACTACTATACTATACTATGCTGTAGCCGTCTACTAAATCTATTCCAATGGGCTTATTTTTCGTCTGTCTATTACGTCGTCATTTCGGATTTGCCATCGCAAGAACCCCAACTGAATGCTTTCCTCAAGAAACATGCAagagaaaatttaaaactaaaagaaatttcgcgaaaaaaaaagggaaatgcaTTGGCAATAAGAAAAGGAACAAGTAAGGAATGAAACTTCTAAAAAGCAACATCCTTGGTTGATTCCAACTTTggctgttgttttctttttttttttttttttattcgaaaagGAATACTAGTAATAAAACATGAAAGCAAAAGAGGAAGACGAGAAAATCGATGGTGTTATAAGTTTTTTcgggattttttctttttcatcgaCAGAAATACGGTCAACAGGGCGAAGGAACAGTGACAGTTAGTTGGAAAAGCAAGTTCAGGAAGGACATAATCGACGATGGatgtctttctctctctctctctctctctctctctctctctctctccttcctgctaagatttgttttttacggGTATAGCTTTTATTCCATATATAGTACGGCAGAAATGTTTTGTatgcgagaaaaaaaaaagaattgctatTGAAAGTGTTTAAGAACGATATAGGTTCGCAAAAGGCTACATCCAGCCGTctgcaaaaagaacaagatggACTTTATCATTTCcgattctcctttttttttccaccgtTTGTCCCCAATTTTTCTTGgcacattttccttttcttaccGTGCCCGTATGTTCACTATATCGACGACATGACCAAGACATATCTTCAGCGTCACCGAATATGTATATACGTACAGCACACCAACCACTGTTTTCCATTTCCTCTGTTTTTCGTTCAATATGTTACGCAATTATTGCCTGCTTCCAAAATTCTTTGGCTCTTCCATCACGTCATTGGGTTGtgatctatttttcttttgtttcaatctTTTGTTTGGGGCCATGTTGTTGTCATTCAAGAACCCCACCAGCTTCAACTGTTCGGCTCAAAGCGATCTTGCGCTGATGACGGAGACACGAGTGTTCGTAAATCATTGAATTCCGGGGCGTAATGACGTTAGATACGAGGTGGCATCGTTGTTTTGTGAGGAAGTAATGAAGAATATTGATGTATAGTACACTTGGGGAATCTCGTAAATTGCTCGGAACGTGGAGAGAATTCGTGTTCGTACAAAAAGACAACCAGAAAGTTTGACAAGTTTTAATTTCATCCAGGCGCTCGTGTCCCTCGTTCCTCGCATAAGCATGAAGCTTCTAAACTCGTTTAATATCGATAACAAGGAAAAAGCTGGCCCCATCTTTCGGCTTTGCTTCATTAATTTTCTGACCATATAATCTTTTTCTGTCTGAATTTACTCGGTAAAAACTTGGGGCACGAATACTTATTGTTTCAATTCATGGTACTTAACCAAGTAACCCCCATCTAGAGAAGTGTATGTACAAATAACAAAACTGAAATAACAATCAGCATCAAGGATCTTTCAGCTCCCAGCATACAGAACGACCATTACGCCCTGCTTTTCTTACCCGTCAATTCTGCTTtacatttttcctttaccAATTTCCTTTACATTTTACCCGCTGTTAATTGTGCAGTTTTGGTGAAGTCATTTTTAGCCGCTGCGGCTATTAGCtgcaggaaagaaaaatcttcTTGTGCCTATTGTCACGGTATGTTTGAAATTGCATCAAAGTATGTGGATGTTCCAAGATGCTGAaacaaatagatttttttttgtaactgtAAAGTACTAGGAAACCACTACCAAAACCGTCTGATGGTTTCTATAATCAAATTAGTAAACTCCGACAATCACTGTACACCAtgtacaaatttcatttagcATAGGGAGGTTTAACCAGCGCGGCACCTTCTTTTGCCTCAAAGAAAGTGTACGACAGTGTGATCGATTCAATGTTTTCCATGCGCGGGTCTTCACCGAAATCAGGGTCGATGTAAAAGAAAACCGGCATATCCACCTGataaggcaaaaacaaaaacaaggctGTAGGAAACAAAAAGTAGTAATTGTTAATGACCGACTTACCTGTTCGTTGGGGTTGAGACGCTGCTCTTCAAAGCAGAAACATTGAATCTTGTTGAAGTACTGTCCAGCTTCAAAAGGTACAACATTATATGTGCTAACTCCATCAATGGGTCTATTAGTTCTATTTGTTGCAGTATAGAAAGCCAAAGCAGTTTCTCCAAGGGCAACCTAAAATGGGAAAGTGAATTTGGAAGACGTATATACTTTGAAATTTACTATGTATACTTTGATTTCAGTCTGCTGTGGTTTGAAATCCCATGTCAGGCTTGATGAAGTGTCAGCATTAAACCTGttcagtttg comes from Daphnia carinata strain CSIRO-1 chromosome 2, CSIRO_AGI_Dcar_HiC_V3, whole genome shotgun sequence and encodes:
- the LOC130686915 gene encoding cytochrome c oxidase assembly protein COX11, mitochondrial-like; the protein is MLLEILTFTSKLPNFSKCFRITWLNGRPAHNTRALVRSFTTTHCCNSNQHRYQGGVRNKSTVYYVIALGVLVGGLSYAAVPLYRLFCQSYSYGGTTSANHNAEGLANIVPNSKRILKIRFNADTSSSLTWDFKPQQTEIKVALGETALAFYTATNRTNRPIDGVSTYNVVPFEAGQYFNKIQCFCFEEQRLNPNEQVDMPVFFYIDPDFGEDPRMENIESITLSYTFFEAKEGAALVKPPYAK